A window of Adhaeribacter arboris genomic DNA:
TTGCCCGGATTCTGCAAAAGATGGGACATAAAGCGGAAGGCATTACTTCTGACCGTACGCAGGAAGAACGCGAAGCTACCTTGCAAGGCTTTCGCAACAAACAATTTCAAATTTTAGTAGCTACCGATATTATGTCGCGTGGAATTGACATTGATAATATCAGTCATATATTAAATTACGATGTACCGCAAGATGCGGAAGATTACATTCACCGCATTGGCCGGACGGCCCGGGCGGCCACAACCGGTACTGCTATTACTTTTATCAACGAGAAAGATCAGGGGCGCGTAGTGCGCATCGAACGGCTAATTGAGCGGGAAATACCAAAACTAGAGAACCCCGAAGATATTGGACCCGGACCCGCCTTTGAACCAAATAAACATCGCGAAAGTAAACCACGAAATAAATCGAATTCTAAAAATAAACCAAAAACTCGCTCCCACGCAGCGAAGTCTCCGGATCAGCCTATCCGTAAGCCAAACGCAACCGCCCGAGTAGAATCAAAAGCACCTAAAATTAACCCAGAAATTGGAGCAGAAAGACCGAAAAAGCCTTTTGAACCAAAGAAACGTAATAGTAAGAGACGAGGTCCCAAACCAGAAGGTCAATCTCAAGCTTCTGACACTAACACATCCCTGAAGACAGCGGAGGAATAATTCTGGATAAATAGTACTTTTAATAAGAGTATTAAACTGGGGCAACATTAGCTTGGAAAGTTGCCACTTAAAAACACTAACCCTAAATAATGAGGCGGATTGTAGCTGCATAATCCGCTCGGTATACCTCAGGTTAATCCAAGAGTTAAGTATTATTTATTTCTCCTGATTACAATCCAATCAACTGCCCGAGGCCAAAAAGTAGTACAAAAAGCATGGTGCTTAAGGCCATTTGCTTGAGGTAAGGGTCTAGTTGGGCGGGTTGTTGTAATTGGTAAACGCGGGAGCCATTCCGGAAAAAAAGTGGTAGGGTAAGCAAAAACAAAAATTGCCAAGGGCTACGGTAGTGTTGCAGAACATAAACAACGGCACAAAGCAAACCGCTACCCAGTAATATCCAATGATAAATTCGGGCTCGCAGCGGACCTAAACGCACCGGAACCGATCGTTTCCCGGCCAGTTCATCCGAACGAATATCCCGGATGTTATTAATATTGAGTACCCCGGTCGAGAAGAAACCGAGGCTGGCGGCGGGTAAGAGCATAGCAGGTGAAAAAGCCTGTGTTTGCAAAAAAAACGTTCCGAGTACACCTATCAAACCAAAAAATATAAAAACGGCCAGGTCGCCAAACCCCGCGTAACCGTACGGATTGCCCCCAGCCGTATACGACACAGCCGCCCAAATGCATAGTAATCCTAAGCTCAGAAAAAGTAAAAATAAGTATAAGCCACTAGAACCAAAAGCAGTATATAAAAGCAAAATACCCGATAGTAAGCTTAAAAAGGCTGTTAAATAAATTCCTTTTTTCATTTCAGCGGCGGTAATTGCTCCTGCTTGTACCGCTCGTAATGGTCCTTCGCGGTGCTGGCTATCCGCACCGTGCCGCGAATCGCCGTAGTCGTTGGCCAGATTAGATAAAATCTGCAATAAAACCGTGGTAAAGGCGCACAAGAACACCACCAACCAGTTAAATTTCCCTTGTACGGCGGCTAAAAAACTCCCCATGCCAATACTCGCTAAAGCTAAGGGCAAAGTTCGTAGCCGGAAAGCAGCTATCCAGGCTTTAGCTTTGCTGGATGGGGTAACCGGAGGAGAAAAAGTAGCCAAACGAATACGGTGGTTTATTTTTGAATAGCAGCAATTAGTTCGGAACTAAGCGGCGTCACTTTCGACGGAAAGAATTGAACTACTTTTCCTTCTTCATTAATCAGGTATTTACAAAAGTTCCAGGATGGCGCCTCGTCGGTAACTCCGTTCAGCGATTTGTGCGATAAAAATTTATATAAGGGATGTTGGTTCGGTCCGGTAACGGTTATTTTCTCTACTACCGGAAAAGTAACGCCGTAATTTTTTTCGCAAAAAGTAGCAATTTCCTGGTTCGAGCCGGGTTCTTGGCCCCCGAAATCATTGGCCGGAAAACCAATTACCACTACTTTGCCCGCGTATTGATCATACAATTGCTGAAGCTCTTTGTATTGCGGCGTAAACCCACATTCCGAGGCTACATTCACCAGCAGCAATTTACGGCCTTTATATTCGTTCAGGTTAATTTCTTCGCCTTGCAAAGATTTAAATTTAAAATCATACACCGAAGGCTTATTTCCTTCTACCGGTGCAGTAGCAGCCGTTTCCATAATTGTTTCGTTAAGGTTAGCAGTTTGTTCTTTTGCGTTAGTCGCTTGTTGCTGACAGCTAAATAATGCGGACAGCAATAAAAGTATACCGGTGTATTTCATATTTGTTTAACAATTACCTGAACGTTTTTCTTTTTAAAGGAAAAAATAATTCTAACAGAAAAAGGAAAGCTTCTGAATTCTTTACAATAAGCCGGACTTTCTTTCTAAAGTTAAATTTTTAGAGTCCTATATCAAGTGTCTAATCCTACATCCGCTCAGGAACTTCAATGCCCAGCAGGAGCATAGACCGTTTAATAGTTTGAGCTACCATTTTAGATAAAGTTACCCGGAAGCTCAGTACGGCCGTATTGGTTTCCTGGAAAATAGATACTTCGGTGTAAAAACGATTATAAGCTTTGGCTAACTCGTACGCGTATTGCCCTACAACGGAAGGAGCGTACAAATTAGCCGCTTCTTGTACCACGTTCGGGAAGGCGGCCAGTTGCGTAATTACCTCCCGTTCCGTTTCATGAAAAGTTACTGCTTCGGCATAGGCAGTTGCATCCGTTGGAATATTCAGTTCCGCTGCTTTCCGTAAAATAGCCGCTATCCGGGCGTGGGTGTATTGAATAAAGGGCCCCGTATTGCCAATAAAGCTGATGGATTCTTCCGGATTAAACAGCATCCGTTTCTTTGGGTCTACTTTCAGCAGAAAATATTTGAGTGCACCCATCGCCAGTACATGATACAATTGCTGGGCTTCGGCGGCGGTAAAACCTTCAATCTTGCCTAACTCATCGGTTTGTTTGCGAGCCGTTTCTACCATTTCGGCTACCAGCTCGTCGGCATCTACTACGGTACCTTCGCGCGACTTCATTTTGCCCGACGGTAAATCTACCATGCCGTAAGATAAATGGTAAATACCATGGGCGTAAGGTTTTTCCAGCTTCTTAAGAATAGCTTGCAGCACCTGCATGTGGTAATTTTGCTCATCGGCAATAACGTAAATAGACGAGTCGTAGCCAAAGTCCTGGTATTTTAGTTCGGCGGTGCCTAAATCCTGGGTAATGTATACCGAGGTACCATCGGCGCGTAGCACTAATTTTTCGTCCAGCCCTTCGGCGGTTAAATCTACCCAAACCGAACCGTTTTCTTTTTTAAAAAATACGCCTTTGGCCAAGCCTTCGTCTACGGAAGATTTACCCAGTAAATAGGTCTGGGATTCGTAGTAAAATTTATCGAAATCAACGCCAATATTCTGATAAGTTTCGGCAAAACCTTCGTACACCCAGCCGTTCATTTGCTGCCAGAGTTGCATCACTTCTTCGTCGCCTTGCTCCCATTTTTGCAGCATTTCCTGCGCGTGCCGCATTAAAGGAGCTTCTTTTTTGGCTGCTTCTGCTTCCATACCACTGGAAACCAGTTCATCTATCTCCGATTTATAAGCTTTATCAAACAGCACATAATACTTACCCGCCAGGTGATCGCCTTTAATGCCGGAAGATTGAGGGGTTTCGCCTTGACCGTACATTTGGTAAGCCAGCATGGATTTGCAAATATGAATACCCCGGTCGTTCACCAAGTTTACTTTTACCACCTCATGCCCGTTGGCTTTTAATATTTCGGCTACGGAGTAACCTAAAAAGTTATTGCGCAAATGCCCCAGGTGCAAAGGTTTATTCGTATTGGGTGAAGAATACTCCACTACCACTTTGCTTTTTTTGTCTTTGGCATATCCAAAATCAGCATCGGTAGCTAACTGGCGGAAAACTCCGGCCCAAATTGCATCGTCTATTTCTAAATTTAAAAAACCCTTTACTACATTGTAATTGTATACTTCGGTAGTATTTTCTTTCAGGTATTTACCTAATTCTACTCCAATAATATCCGGGGTTTTGCCAATACTTTTAGTGTAAGGAAAAGTAACAAAGGTAAAGGTACCGGCAAATTCTTTACGGGTGGGTTGTAACAAAATAGACCCCGGCCCTACTGTTAAATTATATAAATTTTGAAATGCCTGACTAATATTTTCTTTAATAATCTGTTCTAATTCAATCATAAACGAGTGGTACGTTTTAAGTAAATTTAAGAAAGTAAAGCGCCAACCATAAATTGTATTCTGTTACTTCTTTGTTGTTCCGGAAAAATCTTTGTTTAAATCAATTTCAAAAAGCGCCGATATTATTTATAGCAAATGGCTTACATCTCTAATTCTTCCGGTTATAAAGGTAGCAACAAAGCCTTCGAAAAAGCACTTAACCTAAATTTTCTGTTAGCTCCGATTGATTTAGAATTGCCTCGGTGGCAGCTTCCAGTATGCGGAAAGCGTTTTTAGCCATGGTATTTTTAATGTCCAGCATGGGGTTAATCTCCACCATCTCAAAACAACAAACTTTGGGGCTTTGGCATAAAGTATAACACAGCTCCTGTGCCTGAGTAACCGTGAGGCCAATGGCGACAGGAGTACCGGTACCGCGCGAAAATTTAGGATCGAGGCTGTCTACATCAAACGACACATAGATGATATCGCAATCCCGTAAGCGTTCTAATACCTCTTGGCCTACTTGCACCGGGCCTTTCGCGTTAAACTCATCGTATTTATAATTTTTTATACTATGCTCCCGCATGAGGGTATTTTCGGGCTCTTCCGTGGAACGCACCATAACATAAACCAAATGTTCTGGCTTGAGCTTAGGCCCCTCTCCCCCAATTCTTTTCAGAGCATTCCAGAAAAAAAGCGTTTCCGGGTCAGGATTATTTATCTGGCAGCATAGATTGTCTTCGTTTAAGGCAATACCCAAAGGCATGCCGTGCATGTTACCGGAAGGAGTGGTATACGGCGAATGGCTATCCGCGTGAGCATCAATCCAAATGACACCTAACGTTTTATCCCGATTAGCCGCTTTAATACCGGCAATAGTTCCGGCAGCATTAGAATGGTCGCCGGCTAAAACCAGCGGAAACATGTCTTGCTCCATGGTTTGTTTTACCGTGGAGGCTATACTTTTTTGCACCGTTAAAACCGAATCGATGTATTTAGCGAAGGGAAATAAATTACGGTCGAAAAGTACATAATTTAAGTTAGCAACTTCCGTAGAATTGAAACGCTTAAAGTAATCGGATTGTTTATTCAAGCAGGCTACTTTCAGGGCATCCACGCCCATGCTCGCTCCACGCGTGCCGGCTCCGATTTCTGAACGTACCTCAATGAGTTTAATGTTTTTCATTTGTTAACACAACAATCTTTTGCAAAGATGGTAAAATACAAACAATTTTACATCGCCCGCGAAGACTTAAACCAAGCATGGATAAATACATCGATTTAATTAACCAAACATTTGATTTTCCCACCGAAGAATTTCACGTAGAAGATGACCAGATGATTTTTAACGGCATTCCGCTGCTCGAAATCATTAAAGAATACGGCACTCCGCTCAAACTCACTTATTTACCCAAAATCAGCTCTCAAATTCAGAAAGCCAAAAAGCTTTTTAAAGAATCCATAGAAAAGCTCAATTATAAAGGTACGTACACCTATTGCTATTGCACCAAATCTTCGCACTTTTCTTTTGTGCTCGAAGAGGCTTTAAAGAACGATATTCACATTGAAACTTCCTCGTCGTACGATATTCCGATTATCCGGGCATTATACGAAAAAGGCAAGTTGGGTAAAGACCGCTACGTAATTTGTAACGGCTTTAAACGGGAACTGTACAAAAGCTACATTGCCGAACTGATTAACGATGGTTTCTATAATGTAACCCCTATTCTGGACAACTTGTCGGAGATTGATTACTACAAAGAGCACGTAAACGAAAAATGCCGTTTGGGCATTCGGGTAGCATCCGACGAAGAGCCGAAATTTGAATTTTATACGTCGCGCTTGGGTATCCGCTACAACGATGTGGTAGACCTTTATTTAAATAAAATTAAGGACGATCCCAAATTTGAGCTTAAAATGCTGCACTATTTTATTAACAGCGGCATTAAAGATACTTCGTATTACTGGTCGGAACTGAGCCGGTTCGTACACAAATACTGCGAATTAAAGAAAGTTTGCCCCGAACTGGACAGCATTGATATTGGCGGCGGTTTCCCGATTAAAACCTCTATTCAGTCGGAGTACAATTACCGGTACATGGTAGAAGAAATATTGCGCACTATTCAGCGCATTTGCCAGGCCGAAGGTGTACCGGAGCCTAACATTTTTACCGAGTTTGGTATTTTTACGGTAGGCGAAAGCGGCGCGAATATTTATTCTATTCTGGATTTAAAGCTGCAAAACGATAAAGAATTGTGGTACATGATTGATGGCTCGTTTATTACCAACTTGCCGGATTCGTGGGCCTTGAGTCAAAGGTATATTTTACTGGCCATAAACCACCTGCACAAAGATTACCGGCGGGTACAGATTGGCGGCCTTACCTGCGACAGCCAGGATTACTACAATTCAGAAACGCACTCGTTCCAGGTGTTTTTACCCATTATTGCTCCTGACGAGAAAGAGCCCTTGTATATTGGCTTTTTCCATACCGGCGCTTACCAGGAATCATTGAGTGGCTACGGTGGTATCAAGCATTGTCTTATTCCTGCTCCCCGGCACGTTATCATCGATCGCGATGACAATGGGCATCTGAAAACCAAGATGTTTGCCGACGAGCAAGACAGTGATTCGATGTTAAAAATATTGGGTTACAAATAATAGAAAAAATATTTTAGCGTTTATTTTTATGGAACACTAATTGCTTTATTTTTGTACTATAAAAGGAAACTTAAAAGATATACATGAAAAAGTTATTTGTTATTGGTGCCGTTTGTATAATGGGCTTTAGCTCCTGCAGATCTATGCCTTGTCCGGCTTACTCTAAAGCGGATCCTGCAAAAAGCTCCCCCATAGTAAAGGCTCATACAGCGGTAGGCAAGAACAGAATCTGATCCGCGTAAAGTCTTTTTATTAAATATGAAAGAACCGGTTTAGGCCGGTTTTTTTTATGCTTGGGCTATAATAAACCGGGCTGCTTCCCAGAGATTTTGCTGCTGCCGGACATAAGTTTCGGGTGCATGTGGCCCTACTAAAATACCCTTTACGCCTACTTTTCCGGCCGCTTGCATGTCGCGCAATTGATCACCGACTAACCACGACTCGGTTGGAGAGATATTAAATTTAGCAATTGCTTTTTCCAGCATCAATGAGTCGGGTTTACGGGACAACGATGCCGAAATAGCCGGATGGCTGGGCGCATAATAAATAGCATCAATAAGGTAATTGCCATTTTGCAGTAATTTCTGGTGGCAGGCTTCCATTTGTGCCCGGGTGAACAATCCTTTAGCCAAACCTCCCTGGTTGGTAACCACAATTAATAAAAAGTCTCTTTGCTTCAATAAGGCTAGCGCCTCCGGCACTTTTTCTTCTAAGATAAAATCTTCGGGCAAATAAGTGTAATCGCCGCGTTCTACGTTCAATACTCCGTCGCGGTCCAAGAAAACGCATTTTTGTTTAGTCATTGCAAAATTTCACGAGTCAATTGGTTTAAAGGTAAGTCCTCATGCTTAGGACACGATAAAACCAGAACTGCAAAAATAGGCCGTTAAAATTTAATCAAATACTGCAAATTCCGTTTCCTAGTGATTTTGTTATCTTTGCCGCACCATGAAGAATTCGCTTGTTATTATTCCTACCTACAACGAAAAAGAAAACATTGAAGATATTATTCGCAGCGTATTTTCCCTTATTACTCCTTTTCACATTTTAATTATCGACGACAACTCTCCCGATGGCACGGCTACTATTGTAAAAAGCTTGCAGTACGAATTTAAAGATCG
This region includes:
- a CDS encoding 1,4-dihydroxy-2-naphthoate polyprenyltransferase, with the protein product MATFSPPVTPSSKAKAWIAAFRLRTLPLALASIGMGSFLAAVQGKFNWLVVFLCAFTTVLLQILSNLANDYGDSRHGADSQHREGPLRAVQAGAITAAEMKKGIYLTAFLSLLSGILLLYTAFGSSGLYLFLLFLSLGLLCIWAAVSYTAGGNPYGYAGFGDLAVFIFFGLIGVLGTFFLQTQAFSPAMLLPAASLGFFSTGVLNINNIRDIRSDELAGKRSVPVRLGPLRARIYHWILLGSGLLCAVVYVLQHYRSPWQFLFLLTLPLFFRNGSRVYQLQQPAQLDPYLKQMALSTMLFVLLFGLGQLIGL
- a CDS encoding glutathione peroxidase, whose protein sequence is MKYTGILLLLSALFSCQQQATNAKEQTANLNETIMETAATAPVEGNKPSVYDFKFKSLQGEEINLNEYKGRKLLLVNVASECGFTPQYKELQQLYDQYAGKVVVIGFPANDFGGQEPGSNQEIATFCEKNYGVTFPVVEKITVTGPNQHPLYKFLSHKSLNGVTDEAPSWNFCKYLINEEGKVVQFFPSKVTPLSSELIAAIQK
- the argS gene encoding arginine--tRNA ligase, producing the protein MIELEQIIKENISQAFQNLYNLTVGPGSILLQPTRKEFAGTFTFVTFPYTKSIGKTPDIIGVELGKYLKENTTEVYNYNVVKGFLNLEIDDAIWAGVFRQLATDADFGYAKDKKSKVVVEYSSPNTNKPLHLGHLRNNFLGYSVAEILKANGHEVVKVNLVNDRGIHICKSMLAYQMYGQGETPQSSGIKGDHLAGKYYVLFDKAYKSEIDELVSSGMEAEAAKKEAPLMRHAQEMLQKWEQGDEEVMQLWQQMNGWVYEGFAETYQNIGVDFDKFYYESQTYLLGKSSVDEGLAKGVFFKKENGSVWVDLTAEGLDEKLVLRADGTSVYITQDLGTAELKYQDFGYDSSIYVIADEQNYHMQVLQAILKKLEKPYAHGIYHLSYGMVDLPSGKMKSREGTVVDADELVAEMVETARKQTDELGKIEGFTAAEAQQLYHVLAMGALKYFLLKVDPKKRMLFNPEESISFIGNTGPFIQYTHARIAAILRKAAELNIPTDATAYAEAVTFHETEREVITQLAAFPNVVQEAANLYAPSVVGQYAYELAKAYNRFYTEVSIFQETNTAVLSFRVTLSKMVAQTIKRSMLLLGIEVPERM
- a CDS encoding arginase yields the protein MKNIKLIEVRSEIGAGTRGASMGVDALKVACLNKQSDYFKRFNSTEVANLNYVLFDRNLFPFAKYIDSVLTVQKSIASTVKQTMEQDMFPLVLAGDHSNAAGTIAGIKAANRDKTLGVIWIDAHADSHSPYTTPSGNMHGMPLGIALNEDNLCCQINNPDPETLFFWNALKRIGGEGPKLKPEHLVYVMVRSTEEPENTLMREHSIKNYKYDEFNAKGPVQVGQEVLERLRDCDIIYVSFDVDSLDPKFSRGTGTPVAIGLTVTQAQELCYTLCQSPKVCCFEMVEINPMLDIKNTMAKNAFRILEAATEAILNQSELTENLG
- a CDS encoding type III PLP-dependent enzyme domain-containing protein; amino-acid sequence: MDKYIDLINQTFDFPTEEFHVEDDQMIFNGIPLLEIIKEYGTPLKLTYLPKISSQIQKAKKLFKESIEKLNYKGTYTYCYCTKSSHFSFVLEEALKNDIHIETSSSYDIPIIRALYEKGKLGKDRYVICNGFKRELYKSYIAELINDGFYNVTPILDNLSEIDYYKEHVNEKCRLGIRVASDEEPKFEFYTSRLGIRYNDVVDLYLNKIKDDPKFELKMLHYFINSGIKDTSYYWSELSRFVHKYCELKKVCPELDSIDIGGGFPIKTSIQSEYNYRYMVEEILRTIQRICQAEGVPEPNIFTEFGIFTVGESGANIYSILDLKLQNDKELWYMIDGSFITNLPDSWALSQRYILLAINHLHKDYRRVQIGGLTCDSQDYYNSETHSFQVFLPIIAPDEKEPLYIGFFHTGAYQESLSGYGGIKHCLIPAPRHVIIDRDDNGHLKTKMFADEQDSDSMLKILGYK
- a CDS encoding D-glycero-alpha-D-manno-heptose-1,7-bisphosphate 7-phosphatase, which translates into the protein MTKQKCVFLDRDGVLNVERGDYTYLPEDFILEEKVPEALALLKQRDFLLIVVTNQGGLAKGLFTRAQMEACHQKLLQNGNYLIDAIYYAPSHPAISASLSRKPDSLMLEKAIAKFNISPTESWLVGDQLRDMQAAGKVGVKGILVGPHAPETYVRQQQNLWEAARFIIAQA